In one window of Macadamia integrifolia cultivar HAES 741 chromosome 2, SCU_Mint_v3, whole genome shotgun sequence DNA:
- the LOC122072217 gene encoding 1-aminocyclopropane-1-carboxylate synthase 3-like, with protein MKWLSKKVTCNSDGQDSSYFLGWQEYEKNPYDKVRNPNGIIQMGLAENQLSFDLLESWLSKNPEASSFKKDGESIFKELALFQDYHGLPAFKNALVQFMEEIRKYKVSFDPKKLVLTAGSTSANEILMFCLAERGEAFLLPTPYYPGFDRDLKWRTGVEIVPIHCSSSNNFQITQSALDEAYRQAQKNNLRVKGVLITNPSNPLGTTISREELNRLIDFVYAKDIHLISDEIYSGTVFDSPGLVSISEVLNDRNLEDSDVCNRVHIVYSLSKDLGLPGFRVGAVYSNDEMVVSAATKMSSFGLVSSQTQHLLSEMLSDKKFTRNYIAENQRKLRERHDKLVSGLRHFNINCLKSNAGLFCWVDMRPLLSSNTFEAEIKLWKKILFEVGLNISPGSSCHCSEPGWFRVCFANMEEETLNLSLQRFKAFVESTENRNNEGGGCSQRQAPRNSRRRSLTKWVQRLSSHDRESER; from the exons ATGAAGTGGCTATCCAAAAAGGTTACGTGCAATTCTGACGGTCAGGACTCTTCATACTTCTTAGGATGGCAGGAATACGAGAAGAATCCTTATGATAAGGTTCGGAATCCAAATGGGATTATACAGATGGGACTTGCAGAGAATCAG CTATCCTTCGACCTCCTCGAATCATGGCTATCCAAGAACCCAGAAGCTTCTAGTTTCAAAAAAGATGGAGAATCCATATTTAAAGAGCTTGCTCTGTTCCAAGATTACCATGGCTTACCTGCTTTTAAGAAT GCTCTGGTACAATTCATGGAGGAGATAAGAAAATACAAAGTCAGCTTTGATCCTAAGAAGCTAGTCCTCACTGctggttcaacttcagctaacGAGATTCTTATGTTTTGCTTAGCTGAACGAGGGGAAGCATTCCTTCTCCCCACTCCCTACTACCCAGG GTTTGATAGAGATCTGAAATGGAGAACTGGGGTGGAGATAGTCCCAATACATTGCTCAAGCTCCAACAACTTCCAAATCACACAATCTGCATTGGATGAAGCTTACAgacaagcccaaaaaaataatttgaggGTTAAAGGTGTTCTTATCACCAACCCTTCAAACCCATTAGGCACAACTATAAGTCGAGAAGAGCTTAATCGCCTAATCGACTTCGTTTATGCAAAAGATATCCATCTAATAAGCGATGAGATCTACTCTGGAACTGTTTTTGACTCACCAGGTCTCGTCAGTATTTCAGAGGTATTGAATGATAGAAACCTTGAAGACAGTGATGTTTGTAACCGGGTTCACATTGTCTACAGTCTTTCCAAAGATCTCGGGTTACCCGGGTTTCGAGTCGGTGCTGTTTACTCTAACGACGAAATGGTAGTCTCCGCCGCAACCAAAATGTCAAGCTTTGGGCTTGTTTCTTCTCAAACACAACACCTTCTCTCTGAAATGCTTTCAGATAAGAAGTTTACGAGAAACTATATAGCTGAGAACCAGAGGAAGCTTAGAGAAAGACATGACAAGCTTGTTTCAGGGCTGAGACACTTTAATATTAACTGTTTGAAGAGTAATGCTGGTTTGTTCTGTTGGGTTGACATGAGACCTCTCTTAAGCTCCAACACTTTTGAAGCAGAGATAAAGCTgtggaagaaaattttatttgaagttGGGTTAAATATCTCTCCTGGTTCTTCTTGTCACTGCTCCGAACCCGGTTGGTTCCGGGTTTGTTTTGCTAACATGGAAGAAGAGACATTAAACCTGTCATTGCAAAGGTTTAAGGCTTTCGTGGAGTCCACCGAGAACAGAAACAACGAAGGTGGTGGTTGTAGCCAGCGACAGGCTCCAAGAAACTCAAGAAGGAGATCACTCACCAAGTGGGTTCAACGGTTATCATCTCATGATAGGGAATCCGAGCGCTAA